One Schistocerca cancellata isolate TAMUIC-IGC-003103 chromosome 1, iqSchCanc2.1, whole genome shotgun sequence genomic region harbors:
- the LOC126188773 gene encoding F-box/LRR-repeat protein 2-like, with protein sequence MSCRKTLEDLPLEVITEILVCLPDSDLITCVLHINPLWKQAAQCQRVWSHRKYQVSDEAKEAEIVEVAQIIPQLTTLQFTDIPDGFEATYSDETLHISCSLIARKETINCLLTKCLNITKLYLPSFLLQREDFADMVGSMQNLRSLFPESTIGYIDSSLVLKPLADGAPQLEEVDFSNQYYDIKDITYFMDKKGPQLHSLTINWCTNDEISALPLLKNCQHSLRKLEICVNGQGTFETVAILSTLKDLSALTDLHFQGVANIDGVEITCALLTSSFTQLRSFSITCAFYIQDDVLLALCTCCPLLQEIKLRDSRYITARGLELIENCTDLLILDLSGCVRIQELGTLEQCTKLNALFLTDCWRLQPSALIGILQLSELRTLRIDSCCTLGFPFSNLKTYLPHLEFLGINACYGSTLEELEELRNSAPELFISLGED encoded by the coding sequence ATGAGTTGCAGAAAAACTTTGGAAGATCTTCCCTTGGAAGTCATTACAGAAATTCTTGTGTGCTTACCAGATTCAGACCTTATCACATGTGTTTTGCATATTAACCCGTTATGGAAACAAGCAGCACAGTGTCAGAGAGTGTGGTCTCATAGAAAGTACCAAGTATCTGATGAAGCAAAAGAAGCAGAAATTGTTGAAGTGGCTCAAATAATACCTCAGTTAACAACTCTGCAGTTTACTGACATACCTGATGGTTTTGAGGCAACTTATAGTGATGAAACATTACATATATCTTGCAGTTTAATTGCAAGGAAAGAAACGATAAACTGTCTTCTTACAAAGTGCCTCAATATTACTAAGTTATACCTCCCAAGCTTTTTGCTACAAAGAGAAGATTTTGCTGATATGGTAGGTAGCATGCAAAACCTAAGGTCCTTGTTTCCAGAGAGCACAATAGGTTACATTGATTCATCCCTTGTTTTGAAGCCCCTTGCGGATGGTGCACCACAGCTGGAAGAAGTTGATTTCTCTAATCAATATTATGATATTAAGGACATAACATACTTCATGGACAAAAAGGGGCCACAGTTACACAGCCTTACTATTAATTGGTGTACAAATGATGAGATTAGTGCATTACCATTACTAAAAAACTGCCAACATtctttaagaaaacttgaaatatgtgTCAATGGACAAGGGACATTTGAAACTGTTGCAATACTTAGCACCTTAAAGGACCTTTCTGCTCTTACAGACCTCCACTTTCAAGGAGTTGCTAATATTGATGGAGTAGAAATAACATGTGCTCTTCTGACATCATCATTTACACAACTGAGAAGCTTTAGTATTACATGTGCATTTTACATACAAGATGATGTCTTATTAGCATTGTGTACCTGTTGTCCTTTGCTTCAGGAAATAAAGCTGAGAGACTCACGATATATTACTGCTAGAGGCTTAGAACTGATAGAAAATTGCACAGATTTGTTAATACTCGATCTATCTGGATGTGTGCGTATCCAGGAATTGGGTACTTTAGAACAGTGCACAAAGTTAAATGCACTTTTCTTAACTGACTGCTGGAGATTACAGCCATCAGCCTTGATCGGTATCTTGCAACTCAGTGAACTAAGAACACTCCGGATTGATTCATGTTGTACATTAGGGTTTCCATTTAGCAACCTGAAGACTTATTTACCACATCTTGAATTTCTTGGAATTAATGCATGTTATGGATCCACCTTGGAAGAGCTTGAAGAACTTCGAAATTCAGCACCTGAACTTTTT